In Deinococcus aerius, a single window of DNA contains:
- a CDS encoding alpha/beta hydrolase family protein has translation MSGPPYATPLIGTTPYAIERRVLAGIPCLIERPLDPPRGLVLVYHGVTASKEGNLGIFTRMVEAGWLVVLPDAVGHGERREASLTPETLGYRNFLRLCAVRTALEAHGLIDASHEVFGELPTAAVGISMGGFVAHYLALREKRVGQVVVISSEGVWDEPEVTVPLARRFVEAHRPVLHAEQAPPTRLLLLHGEADAVFPPPLHEATVAAYRRAYEQAGQADRFTAQIYPDTGHYTSPGMRDDAMAFLSTPNLFPAS, from the coding sequence GTGAGCGGACCGCCGTATGCCACCCCTCTCATCGGCACTACGCCCTACGCGATAGAGCGCCGGGTCCTGGCCGGAATCCCCTGCCTGATCGAACGTCCCCTGGACCCCCCGCGCGGCCTGGTCCTCGTGTACCACGGGGTCACCGCGAGCAAGGAGGGCAACCTCGGCATCTTCACCCGGATGGTGGAGGCAGGCTGGTTGGTCGTCCTGCCTGACGCCGTAGGACACGGCGAGCGCCGCGAGGCGAGCCTGACCCCGGAGACGCTGGGCTACCGCAACTTCCTGCGTTTGTGTGCGGTGAGGACGGCGCTGGAGGCGCACGGCCTGATCGACGCCTCGCACGAGGTCTTCGGCGAACTCCCCACCGCCGCGGTCGGTATCTCAATGGGAGGCTTCGTCGCTCACTATCTGGCCCTGCGCGAGAAGCGGGTGGGGCAGGTGGTCGTGATCTCCAGCGAGGGCGTGTGGGACGAACCCGAGGTCACCGTGCCGCTGGCCCGCCGCTTTGTGGAGGCGCACCGTCCGGTCCTCCACGCCGAGCAGGCTCCCCCCACCCGCCTGCTGCTGCTGCACGGCGAGGCCGACGCGGTGTTTCCCCCGCCCCTCCACGAGGCCACGGTCGCCGCCTACCGCCGGGCCTACGAGCAGGCCGGGCAGGCGGACCGCTTCACGGCGCAGATCTACCCGGACACCGGACACTACACCTCGCCTGGGATGCGCGACGACGCGATGGCCTTCCTCTCCACCCCCAACCTTTTCCCCGCATCATGA
- a CDS encoding DUF2272 domain-containing protein has protein sequence MTLTPPLSRPWEAEPEWTATGDLPDEFFPGVSGVASGIGAQPLHLLQVMMAESGIRPDAHNPHGHASGLIQFMPATLARLGWTAGHEAFRRLSAPEQLPFVLRFYGPYRPAGLTSTARLYQATFLPATLPLGSDPNTVLCGRDGPYPSAYAGNSGLDRRGDGTIRVSDLTAAVDRRCRGPRWEEARARLEGASPLPVPPVPIPPGPTPGTRPTLRAGSRGEAVREAQRKLNAIHAREVAAGRPGLPGAPLAEDGTFGPRTRAATVVFQRLAFPNQPNEHDGVIGPRTWAKLDEWAGGGGPTPGPTPPTPTPPVPTPPTPGTPWAQLKADAVRIALEEYARWRPGGAARSETDAEMRPTLRGYWMEGVGLGGNAADSAIDSRLAWSAAFISWVMRRAGAGTLFRYASGHTTYCAAAKRNRAAGDLQNPFWLYRISERAPEPGDLVCTGRQDSGVTYDNVDDGNFRASHCDVVVEVSPGRLGVIGGNVSNTVGRKVLRTGPDGRVLTDGGQRQYYGVLRVRADPSQE, from the coding sequence ATGACGCTGACGCCCCCCCTCTCCCGCCCCTGGGAGGCCGAGCCCGAGTGGACGGCGACGGGCGACCTTCCCGACGAGTTCTTCCCCGGGGTGAGCGGGGTGGCGTCGGGGATCGGCGCCCAGCCGCTGCACCTCCTCCAGGTCATGATGGCCGAGAGCGGCATCCGCCCGGACGCCCACAACCCGCACGGGCATGCCAGCGGCCTGATCCAGTTCATGCCCGCCACGCTGGCGCGCCTGGGCTGGACGGCGGGTCACGAGGCCTTCCGGCGCCTGAGCGCCCCCGAGCAATTGCCCTTCGTCCTGCGCTTCTACGGGCCGTACCGCCCCGCCGGGCTGACCTCCACCGCGCGGCTGTACCAGGCGACCTTCCTGCCCGCGACCTTACCCCTGGGCTCGGACCCGAACACCGTGCTCTGCGGGCGGGACGGCCCGTATCCCAGCGCGTACGCCGGGAACAGCGGCCTGGACCGCCGGGGCGACGGCACCATCCGCGTCTCCGACCTCACGGCGGCGGTGGACCGGCGCTGCCGCGGCCCCCGCTGGGAGGAGGCCCGGGCGCGGCTGGAGGGGGCGTCCCCGTTGCCGGTTCCTCCGGTTCCGATCCCGCCGGGTCCCACGCCAGGCACGCGCCCCACCCTGCGCGCCGGCTCCCGGGGCGAGGCGGTGCGGGAGGCGCAGCGCAAACTTAACGCCATCCACGCCCGGGAGGTGGCCGCCGGACGGCCCGGCCTGCCCGGAGCCCCCCTGGCCGAGGACGGCACCTTCGGCCCCAGGACCCGCGCCGCCACCGTCGTCTTCCAGCGGCTCGCCTTCCCGAATCAGCCCAACGAGCACGACGGGGTGATCGGGCCGCGCACCTGGGCCAAGCTCGACGAGTGGGCGGGTGGGGGCGGGCCGACGCCCGGGCCCACGCCGCCGACCCCCACCCCGCCCGTCCCCACTCCCCCCACGCCCGGCACCCCCTGGGCACAGCTCAAGGCCGACGCCGTGCGAATCGCGCTGGAGGAGTACGCCCGCTGGCGTCCGGGCGGCGCGGCCCGCTCCGAGACCGACGCGGAGATGCGCCCCACCCTGCGCGGGTACTGGATGGAGGGCGTGGGGCTGGGGGGAAACGCCGCCGACAGCGCCATCGACTCGCGCCTCGCCTGGAGCGCCGCCTTCATCTCCTGGGTGATGCGGCGGGCGGGGGCGGGCACGCTCTTCCGCTACGCCTCCGGCCACACGACCTACTGCGCGGCGGCCAAACGCAACCGCGCGGCGGGCGACCTGCAAAACCCCTTCTGGCTCTACCGCATCAGCGAGCGAGCGCCGGAACCCGGCGACCTCGTCTGCACGGGGCGCCAGGACAGCGGCGTGACGTACGACAACGTGGACGACGGCAATTTCCGCGCCTCCCACTGCGACGTCGTGGTGGAGGTGAGCCCCGGGCGGCTGGGCGTAATCGGCGGCAACGTGAGCAACACGGTGGGGCGCAAGGTGCTGCGGACGGGACCCGACGGCCGGGTCCTGACCGACGGCGGGCAGCGCCAGTACTACGGGGTGCTGCGTGTCCGCGCCGATCCATCCCAGGAGTGA
- a CDS encoding AfsR/SARP family transcriptional regulator, with translation MLEVLLFGVFRARDDSGRALALESQRARELLSFLLLHPGQPHSREVLASALWGGEAGTGSTAQSLKGLRQALWHLHSALPPGLHAELLHLGGDRVELRLHPDLSCDALTFEGTVRTLRGRAGAELTPAEARALREAAALYRADLLEGWMADWCLAERERLHSLHLAALEKLTDHAEACRDWEVGLAYAGRLLAFDRASEDTHRQAMRLHFRSGHRTAALRQFAQCERALREELGVRPSRATLALYECIRDDRPLETAWEVPAPAAAPPEPALELLQELRAAVRELRALLAEGRRVRGEP, from the coding sequence GTGCTGGAAGTCCTGCTCTTCGGCGTCTTCCGGGCGCGGGACGACTCGGGCCGGGCGCTCGCGCTGGAAAGCCAGCGGGCGCGCGAGCTGCTGAGTTTCCTGCTGCTGCACCCGGGCCAGCCGCACTCGCGCGAGGTGCTCGCCAGCGCGCTGTGGGGGGGCGAGGCGGGCACAGGCTCGACCGCCCAGTCCCTCAAGGGGCTGCGCCAGGCGCTGTGGCACCTGCACTCGGCCCTGCCGCCGGGCCTGCACGCCGAGCTGCTGCACCTGGGGGGGGACCGCGTCGAGCTGCGGCTCCACCCTGACCTGAGCTGCGACGCCCTGACCTTCGAGGGGACCGTCCGCACGCTGCGGGGCCGGGCCGGGGCGGAGCTGACCCCCGCCGAGGCGCGGGCGCTGCGGGAGGCCGCCGCCCTCTACCGGGCCGACCTGCTGGAGGGCTGGATGGCCGACTGGTGCCTGGCCGAGCGCGAGCGGCTGCACAGCCTGCACCTGGCGGCGCTGGAGAAGCTGACCGACCACGCTGAAGCCTGCCGGGACTGGGAGGTGGGCCTGGCCTATGCGGGGCGCCTCCTGGCCTTCGACCGGGCCAGCGAGGACACCCACCGGCAGGCCATGCGGCTGCACTTCCGGTCGGGGCACCGCACGGCGGCCCTGCGCCAGTTCGCCCAGTGCGAGCGCGCCCTGCGGGAAGAGCTGGGGGTGCGGCCCTCGCGCGCCACCCTGGCCCTGTACGAGTGCATCCGCGACGACCGCCCCCTGGAGACGGCGTGGGAAGTGCCCGCACCGGCCGCCGCCCCACCGGAACCCGCCCTGGAGCTGCTCCAGGAGTTGCGGGCCGCCGTGCGCGAGCTGCGGGCGCTGCTGGCCGAGGGGCGCCGGGTGCGCGGGGAGCCATAA
- a CDS encoding BTAD domain-containing putative transcriptional regulator — MEGTLGPRGNAAERRPGTPGDPGNAVLACLAAGQFGEGLRHYTDLTAPSPEDDLWGGQCLVLLGRRLEGLRLLLQARARGLEDAGALVAVAYRFEGEVERAGEVLSGLDGTRLSAFGGAVAGRERGLLLFHAGRLREALSFLQRAWETAAGDPVTGHFLGSFSAALSLVLAELGRDASAAEYASLALGRVSPPQRVPLLWARALSRVHTGDFGGAARDLDEAALGATPDAAPLLDYYRGVLADARGLWPEAGEHYRASAGAARQARQPETEFYALLRLCALSTGQGDLDAARRHLARARHLASGERMAAFLALRRGALLVRAHDPQALPVLEAARQGFGTLELTRELGLAHLHLAEAHLRVGQADTALAHLEQVADVRHALEGGAVLAAELRGLPATLDLLRDSARGPFPPYLDVLRRDLEALEAGLPPRLTLTTLGGCGLTLAGERVRLNVGMARTVELLAFLLERGEATLEEVQTHVFEYHPPRQARDYLHVTRNALGKALPQLGVPFDRARRAYRLRPQGVRLCWDVQEVRRAVHLGGEVGLRRALGLYTGRFLPGSETAWAATVREDLEWSLARVGLETLETLQRQGNAAACVGLAQRLLQVQPLDVGITSLLVRALHTVRGSLAARQELERASQVFQRELGEVPEPLLALRRDPWLSTH; from the coding sequence GTGGAGGGGACACTTGGGCCGCGCGGCAATGCAGCGGAGCGCCGCCCCGGGACGCCGGGGGACCCGGGGAACGCCGTGCTGGCCTGCCTGGCCGCCGGGCAGTTCGGGGAGGGCCTGCGCCATTACACGGACCTCACGGCGCCGTCCCCGGAGGACGACCTGTGGGGCGGGCAGTGCCTGGTGCTGCTCGGGCGCCGCCTGGAGGGCCTGCGGCTGCTCCTCCAGGCCCGGGCGCGCGGCCTGGAGGACGCCGGGGCGCTGGTGGCGGTCGCCTACCGCTTCGAGGGCGAGGTGGAGCGGGCCGGGGAGGTGCTTTCCGGCCTGGACGGGACGCGGCTCTCCGCCTTCGGCGGGGCGGTCGCCGGGCGCGAGCGCGGCCTGCTGCTGTTTCACGCCGGGCGGCTGCGCGAGGCCCTCTCATTCCTCCAGCGGGCCTGGGAGACCGCCGCGGGCGACCCGGTCACCGGGCACTTCCTGGGCAGCTTCAGCGCCGCCCTCAGCCTGGTGCTGGCCGAGCTGGGCCGGGACGCGAGCGCGGCGGAGTACGCCAGCCTGGCCCTGGGGCGCGTCAGCCCACCGCAGCGTGTGCCCCTGCTGTGGGCCAGAGCCCTGAGCCGCGTCCACACCGGGGACTTCGGGGGCGCGGCGCGGGACCTCGACGAGGCCGCCCTGGGGGCCACCCCCGACGCCGCGCCCCTGCTGGACTATTACCGCGGCGTGCTGGCCGACGCCCGCGGCCTGTGGCCCGAGGCCGGTGAACACTACCGGGCCAGCGCCGGGGCCGCCCGCCAGGCCCGGCAGCCCGAAACCGAGTTTTACGCCCTGCTGCGCCTGTGCGCGCTGAGCACCGGGCAGGGGGACCTCGACGCGGCCCGGCGGCATCTGGCCCGCGCGCGGCACCTGGCCTCCGGCGAGCGGATGGCGGCCTTCCTGGCCCTGCGCCGGGGCGCCCTGCTCGTGCGCGCCCACGACCCGCAGGCCCTGCCGGTGCTGGAGGCGGCCCGCCAGGGCTTCGGGACGCTGGAACTCACGCGCGAGCTGGGCCTGGCCCACCTGCACCTGGCGGAGGCGCACCTCAGGGTGGGGCAGGCCGACACCGCCCTGGCCCACCTCGAACAGGTCGCCGACGTGCGGCACGCGCTGGAGGGCGGGGCGGTGCTGGCCGCCGAGCTGCGGGGCCTGCCCGCCACGCTCGACCTCCTGCGGGACTCGGCGCGTGGCCCGTTCCCCCCCTACCTGGACGTGCTGCGCCGGGACCTGGAGGCGCTGGAGGCCGGGCTGCCTCCCCGCCTGACCCTGACCACCCTGGGGGGCTGCGGGCTGACGCTGGCGGGCGAGCGGGTGCGCCTGAATGTGGGGATGGCCCGCACGGTGGAGCTGCTGGCCTTCCTGCTGGAGCGGGGCGAGGCCACCCTGGAGGAGGTGCAGACGCACGTGTTCGAGTACCACCCGCCCCGCCAGGCGCGCGACTACCTGCACGTCACCCGCAACGCGCTGGGTAAGGCGCTGCCGCAGCTTGGGGTCCCCTTCGACCGGGCACGCCGGGCGTACCGCCTGCGGCCCCAGGGGGTGCGGCTGTGCTGGGACGTGCAGGAGGTGCGCCGGGCCGTCCACCTGGGCGGCGAGGTGGGGCTGCGCCGGGCGCTGGGCCTGTACACCGGCCGCTTCCTCCCCGGGTCCGAGACCGCCTGGGCGGCGACCGTGCGCGAGGACCTGGAATGGTCGCTGGCGCGGGTGGGCCTGGAAACGCTGGAGACGCTCCAGCGCCAGGGCAACGCCGCCGCCTGCGTGGGCCTCGCCCAGCGCCTGCTCCAGGTGCAGCCGCTCGACGTGGGCATCACCAGCCTGCTGGTGCGGGCGCTGCACACCGTGCGCGGCAGCCTGGCCGCCCGGCAGGAACTGGAGCGGGCGTCGCAGGTCTTCCAACGCGAACTGGGCGAGGTGCCCGAACCCCTCCTCGCCCTGCGCCGGGACCCCTGGCTCTCCACCCACTGA
- a CDS encoding DUF4127 family protein, whose amino-acid sequence MNILLIPPDVRPQTLDHPVQLARMAGAEVRVPPPQALPRLNEPGDTALLRSWLLDEAPRTDALIVCLETLTLGGMIPARRVSDPLDAVLERLGVLEEARHLNPRLRILAFGVIVRVAHDNDPLEEKPYYGEWGRELRAYSTAFDRHARHGEAERPALEAARAAVPASILEDWLATRERNRTLHLEALNHVQNGVIEHLCLTLDDTTPYGLAAHDRRLLEARTDELGVWPRVDIYPGADEVPVTLLARLLRGGTPRVYVRYSGTLGGAAGLLYEDRPAGELVQAHLRAAGCVPADGRADADFILAVNTPGERQANVQPDYGAVDTTARHLPAFVDFVRDALERGERVSLADIAYPNGAERRLWRLLQGLPLARLAGYAGWNTAGNSLGSAIAMGALPVRDERARVEALFSRLVDDALYQAEVRAQVRARLHEPSPFDLGEQLPRANGWVADLMLPQMRVLWERQFSGLGYRLELARPHLAWPRLFTGVFPLRVEDSEPSPRPRESPVPAKP is encoded by the coding sequence ATGAACATCCTGCTGATTCCCCCCGACGTGCGCCCCCAGACGCTGGACCATCCCGTGCAACTGGCGCGGATGGCGGGCGCCGAGGTACGTGTTCCGCCGCCACAGGCCCTGCCGCGTCTCAACGAGCCCGGCGACACGGCGCTGTTGCGCTCCTGGCTGCTGGACGAGGCCCCGCGCACGGACGCCCTGATCGTCTGCCTGGAAACCCTGACTTTAGGCGGCATGATCCCGGCCCGCCGGGTTTCGGACCCTCTTGACGCCGTGCTGGAGCGGCTGGGCGTGCTGGAGGAGGCCCGCCACCTCAATCCCCGGCTCCGCATCCTGGCCTTCGGCGTGATCGTCCGGGTGGCGCACGACAATGATCCCCTGGAGGAGAAGCCGTACTACGGCGAGTGGGGCCGCGAGCTGCGCGCCTACAGCACGGCCTTCGACCGCCACGCGCGGCACGGGGAGGCCGAACGCCCGGCCCTGGAGGCGGCGAGGGCGGCGGTTCCGGCATCGATCCTGGAGGACTGGCTGGCGACCCGCGAGCGCAACCGCACCCTGCACCTGGAGGCGTTGAATCACGTCCAGAACGGCGTGATCGAGCACCTCTGCCTCACGCTGGACGACACCACCCCGTACGGCCTGGCCGCCCACGACCGCCGCCTGCTGGAGGCGCGGACGGACGAGCTGGGCGTCTGGCCCCGGGTGGACATCTACCCGGGCGCGGACGAGGTGCCCGTGACGCTGCTGGCCCGGCTGCTGCGCGGGGGGACGCCGAGGGTGTATGTGCGCTACTCCGGCACGCTCGGCGGCGCCGCGGGCCTGCTGTACGAGGACCGACCCGCCGGGGAACTCGTGCAGGCGCACCTGCGGGCCGCGGGCTGCGTCCCCGCCGACGGGCGCGCGGACGCGGACTTCATCCTCGCAGTGAACACGCCCGGCGAGCGGCAGGCGAATGTGCAGCCCGACTACGGGGCGGTGGACACCACGGCCCGGCACCTTCCCGCCTTCGTGGACTTCGTGCGGGACGCCCTGGAACGGGGCGAGCGCGTGAGCCTGGCGGACATCGCCTACCCGAACGGGGCCGAGCGGCGGCTGTGGCGGCTGCTGCAGGGCCTGCCCCTCGCTCGGCTGGCGGGCTATGCCGGGTGGAACACGGCGGGGAACTCCCTGGGCAGCGCCATCGCCATGGGTGCCCTGCCGGTGCGGGACGAGCGTGCCCGGGTGGAGGCGCTCTTCTCGCGCCTGGTGGACGACGCGCTGTACCAGGCCGAGGTGCGGGCGCAGGTGCGGGCCCGGCTGCACGAGCCCAGCCCCTTCGACCTGGGGGAGCAGCTTCCGCGGGCAAACGGCTGGGTGGCCGACCTGATGCTGCCGCAGATGCGCGTGCTGTGGGAGCGCCAGTTTTCCGGGCTCGGCTACCGGCTGGAGCTGGCAAGGCCCCACCTCGCCTGGCCGCGGCTGTTTACCGGTGTGTTTCCGCTCAGGGTGGAGGATTCCGAACCTTCCCCGCGTCCCCGGGAAAGCCCCGTCCCGGCGAAGCCCTGA
- a CDS encoding S8 family serine peptidase produces the protein MDPELYELLQEGDPADEVAVVMRLLDPAQAPAGTRIVARFGEVVTARVQRAAIPEIWRSPVVESLKAPRGLSADLEPPVLQNLPEDLAVTPRDDRRPEGLGVTGRGVVIGVVDWGCDFAHPDFRHPDGTTRLLALWDQRPRGAADAVPYGYGRIFGPEQINAALRAPDPYAALGYHPADADPGLGAHGTHTLGIAGGNGRGGGPVGVAPEADLVFVHMGAREGPDAVPLGNSVELLEGLDLISRVAAGRPCAVNLSLGRHAGEKTGRSLVEQALDAWVSLAPGRAIGQSCGNYFGRRTHAQWLLRPGETHTFEVRVSPGDRSPNELDLWYPGRDRLGVEVRSADGRLLARAARGERASARLEGREVLRVYHRAFDPNNGDHQVSVRFEVVPGVSTWQVILTGEDVQDGRIHAWIERDSACGSCQSRFPREEARSRSTLGTICTGYRTLAVGAYDPHREERPLGHFSSSGPTRDGRPKPDLIAPGVMILAPRSHGRDGGEDRLYTRMSGTSMAAPCVTGTLALMFEAAGAPLDIVQTRRLLLASCEPAPPDLDPARVGSGYLDIARAVRAARLGQAPPAAEEARPMTDPIPLPDSNFPAELTAPEASPEGTDEAPGGEEVFPSDVDPDLTALEFGPTVEDETFSSDVDPDLTALEFTAQVEGESADLSPEAESSPLPGTEATVADSLPAGLRFLERFEAGLDREHPPSAARVLREVAGTGPLRPHEVWQAYAGSGFPAVRAALEPSLTLVGAPGGTLPGLEPGDLLVQRAGGSPFTAVSVVRAPGQAAAPVWRVAAGEVRRTYGRALDDAGRVAANTVVLRPRSAEGRAVPDSAEAAGPCPDVTVAPADRPRLLIRGSVHPAVREVQRKLNAFHFAQLLRGQPGLPGIPLTDDCIFGRLTQAAVLEFQRQVFPGLGAEHDGKVGPHTWAQLDAVVLDPATGTAAVTVETLAILDDAFARDLGWDDVIGLDVARLNVRLRASGLPDAVMPGEIAVFVASRPPNGDSGTATLAGKTLNVARSGPAPSGGLEYRLSVTPADLGDFLAVETRRGEVATVVRIGGTSDAEFRTALGWAPRGRGTQPATASAGTGDAASERPDARKLFLAGGAEVLEARVFPQPGLRDTAGRKVALIRSPADVFYYSGHGLGASNCLAVETAPHTYACWLRPADLLPHWTSPMDLDVLILAGCSVLHVELSGSSASGPGAEWAKLLRTKGGPLTALLGYEASAPLDRPNGDAIARDMGARLAAGSRRFARDWMEVNAAHKAWNAVAIDTSGYWDFDCFRSLHTCDLGDLRGPRPLP, from the coding sequence ATGGACCCCGAGCTGTACGAACTCTTGCAGGAGGGCGACCCCGCCGACGAGGTGGCGGTGGTCATGCGCCTGCTGGACCCGGCGCAGGCCCCCGCCGGGACCCGCATCGTGGCCCGCTTCGGGGAGGTCGTCACGGCAAGGGTGCAGCGCGCTGCCATCCCCGAGATTTGGCGCAGTCCGGTGGTGGAGAGCCTGAAAGCCCCGCGGGGCCTCAGCGCGGACCTGGAGCCGCCGGTCCTCCAGAACCTGCCGGAAGACCTGGCGGTGACCCCGCGCGACGACCGCCGACCGGAGGGGCTGGGCGTCACCGGGCGCGGGGTGGTGATCGGTGTGGTGGACTGGGGCTGCGACTTCGCGCACCCGGACTTCCGGCACCCGGACGGGACCACCCGCCTGCTCGCCCTGTGGGACCAGCGCCCGCGCGGTGCAGCCGACGCCGTGCCCTACGGCTACGGGCGAATCTTCGGGCCGGAGCAGATCAACGCCGCGCTGCGGGCTCCAGACCCCTACGCGGCGCTGGGCTACCACCCCGCCGACGCGGACCCCGGCCTGGGGGCGCACGGCACGCACACCCTGGGGATCGCGGGCGGCAACGGGCGGGGCGGTGGTCCCGTCGGCGTGGCCCCGGAGGCGGACCTCGTGTTCGTCCACATGGGGGCGCGCGAGGGGCCGGACGCGGTGCCGCTGGGCAACTCGGTCGAGCTGCTGGAGGGGCTGGACCTGATCTCGCGGGTGGCGGCGGGGCGGCCCTGCGCGGTGAACCTCAGCCTGGGGCGCCACGCGGGCGAGAAGACGGGGCGCAGCCTGGTCGAGCAGGCGCTCGACGCCTGGGTGTCGCTGGCCCCCGGGCGCGCCATCGGGCAGAGCTGCGGCAACTACTTCGGGCGCCGCACCCACGCCCAGTGGCTCCTGCGCCCGGGCGAGACGCACACCTTCGAGGTGCGGGTGAGCCCCGGAGACCGCAGCCCCAACGAACTCGACCTGTGGTATCCGGGCCGCGACCGCCTGGGGGTGGAGGTGCGCTCGGCGGACGGGCGCCTGCTCGCGCGGGCCGCGCGGGGCGAGCGCGCCTCGGCGCGGCTGGAGGGGCGCGAGGTGCTGCGCGTCTACCACCGCGCCTTCGACCCCAACAACGGCGACCATCAGGTCAGCGTGCGCTTCGAGGTCGTGCCGGGGGTGAGCACCTGGCAGGTCATCCTGACGGGCGAGGACGTGCAGGACGGCCGCATTCACGCCTGGATCGAGCGTGACAGCGCCTGCGGGAGCTGCCAGTCACGCTTTCCCCGCGAGGAGGCGCGCTCCCGCTCCACCCTGGGCACGATCTGCACCGGCTACCGCACCCTGGCGGTGGGGGCGTACGACCCGCACCGCGAGGAGCGCCCGCTGGGCCACTTCTCCAGCTCCGGCCCCACCCGCGACGGGCGGCCCAAGCCCGACCTGATCGCCCCCGGCGTGATGATCCTGGCCCCGCGCTCGCACGGTCGGGACGGGGGGGAGGACCGGCTCTACACCCGCATGTCCGGCACCAGCATGGCCGCCCCCTGCGTCACCGGCACGTTGGCGCTGATGTTCGAGGCCGCCGGGGCGCCGCTCGACATCGTCCAGACCCGGCGGTTGCTGCTCGCCAGTTGCGAGCCCGCCCCCCCCGACCTCGACCCCGCCCGCGTCGGCAGCGGCTACCTGGACATCGCCCGGGCGGTGCGGGCCGCGCGGCTCGGCCAGGCTCCCCCCGCCGCAGAGGAGGCCCGCCCCATGACCGACCCGATCCCCCTGCCCGACAGTAACTTCCCGGCCGAACTCACCGCGCCGGAGGCGAGCCCGGAAGGCACGGACGAGGCGCCCGGGGGAGAGGAGGTTTTTCCCTCGGACGTGGACCCCGACCTCACGGCGCTGGAGTTCGGCCCTACAGTCGAGGACGAGACGTTTTCCTCGGACGTGGACCCGGACCTGACCGCCCTGGAATTCACCGCCCAGGTGGAGGGCGAGTCGGCCGACCTCTCCCCGGAGGCCGAGTCCTCTCCCCTGCCGGGGACCGAAGCCACCGTGGCCGATTCCCTTCCGGCGGGTCTGCGTTTCCTTGAACGGTTCGAGGCCGGGCTGGACCGCGAACACCCGCCCTCGGCGGCGCGAGTGCTGCGGGAGGTGGCCGGGACGGGTCCCCTGCGGCCCCACGAGGTCTGGCAGGCTTACGCCGGAAGCGGCTTCCCGGCGGTGCGCGCGGCGCTGGAACCGTCGCTTACCCTGGTCGGGGCGCCGGGCGGGACGCTGCCCGGCCTGGAACCGGGGGACCTGCTCGTGCAGCGGGCGGGCGGCAGCCCCTTCACGGCGGTGTCGGTGGTGCGCGCCCCGGGGCAGGCCGCCGCGCCGGTCTGGCGGGTGGCAGCCGGAGAGGTGCGGCGCACCTACGGGCGGGCGCTCGACGACGCGGGGCGGGTGGCGGCGAACACGGTGGTGCTGCGGCCCCGGTCCGCGGAAGGGCGGGCCGTTCCCGACTCCGCCGAGGCTGCCGGACCCTGCCCGGACGTGACCGTGGCGCCCGCCGACCGCCCCCGCCTGCTGATCCGCGGCTCGGTCCACCCCGCCGTGCGCGAGGTGCAGCGCAAGCTCAACGCCTTTCACTTCGCCCAGCTCCTGCGGGGGCAGCCGGGTCTGCCAGGAATCCCCCTCACCGACGACTGCATCTTCGGGCGGCTGACCCAGGCGGCGGTGCTCGAATTCCAGCGGCAGGTCTTCCCCGGGCTGGGCGCCGAGCACGACGGCAAGGTCGGCCCCCACACCTGGGCGCAGCTCGACGCGGTGGTCCTCGACCCTGCCACGGGCACGGCGGCGGTCACCGTGGAGACGCTCGCCATCCTGGACGACGCCTTCGCCCGCGATCTGGGCTGGGACGACGTGATCGGGCTGGACGTGGCGCGGCTGAACGTCCGGCTGCGGGCGAGCGGTCTCCCCGACGCCGTGATGCCGGGTGAGATCGCCGTGTTCGTGGCGAGTCGGCCCCCGAATGGGGACAGCGGCACAGCCACCCTCGCGGGCAAGACGCTGAATGTGGCGCGTTCCGGACCGGCTCCCAGCGGCGGGCTGGAGTACCGCCTCTCGGTCACCCCTGCCGACCTGGGGGACTTCCTGGCCGTGGAGACGCGGCGGGGGGAGGTCGCCACCGTCGTCCGCATCGGCGGCACGAGCGACGCGGAATTCAGGACGGCGCTGGGCTGGGCGCCGCGCGGCCGGGGAACCCAACCCGCCACCGCCTCGGCGGGGACCGGCGACGCCGCCAGCGAGCGGCCCGACGCCCGCAAGCTCTTCCTGGCGGGCGGGGCGGAGGTGCTGGAGGCGCGGGTGTTCCCGCAACCCGGCCTGCGCGACACGGCGGGGAGGAAGGTGGCCCTGATCCGCAGCCCCGCCGACGTCTTCTACTACTCGGGCCACGGGCTGGGGGCGAGCAACTGCCTCGCGGTCGAGACCGCGCCCCACACCTACGCCTGCTGGCTGAGGCCCGCCGACCTCCTGCCGCACTGGACCAGCCCGATGGACCTCGACGTGCTCATCCTCGCGGGGTGCTCGGTGCTGCATGTGGAGCTGTCGGGGTCGAGTGCGAGCGGCCCCGGGGCCGAGTGGGCGAAACTCCTGCGGACGAAGGGCGGTCCCCTCACGGCGCTGCTGGGCTACGAGGCGTCGGCCCCCCTCGACCGCCCCAACGGTGACGCCATCGCCCGGGATATGGGGGCGCGGCTGGCGGCGGGCTCGCGCCGCTTCGCCCGCGACTGGATGGAGGTCAACGCCGCCCACAAGGCCTGGAACGCCGTCGCCATCGACACGAGCGGGTACTGGGACTTCGACTGCTTCCGCAGCCTGCACACCTGCGACCTCGGCGACCTGCGCGGCCCGCGCCCGCTGCCCTGA